DNA from Musa acuminata AAA Group cultivar baxijiao chromosome BXJ1-5, Cavendish_Baxijiao_AAA, whole genome shotgun sequence:
TACTGTTACATAACCTACTCAAAGTCAAAACCGCTAACCTGTTGGCTTTGGTGAAAAGGTTGCATCTCCTTTTCTATTCCGAAGCTCTCAACTGATCTAGTATCACCTCAATCCATTTCTTCTTCTCGTCTAAGCCAGCAAGGTGAACCATGAAGTCCCCATCAGAGTACACTCCTAAATGCCATAGAATAAGCACATCCATTTTAAGTAATTCAGTTCCATCACCATATAACCAAATTGTAGGAGTGGTGTAGTGACCACCTTGCCAAGTGACCAAAGGCGAGGAAATCAATCGATACACAGACTTCCAAGAAGGAACCCAAGGATAGGAATTGAACAGGCATTGCAtccgagatatgtgaacatggacACTCAATTCCTCTGCTGAGAGGCTGTTGATGAGGTACTTCATCGCAGCATTGTCACCACTTTTGGTGGACCCAAACTGAACAAACGATGTTTGGTTCCACCATGCGTCCAAGAAATTCTCACTCCATTTGGATCTTCGAACAAAGAACAATCCTACGCAGCAACCACAACAAAATAAAAATTGTTATTGCCCAAATTCGATGATTTATATGTGACAAATTTGGGCAGCCCACAGAACAAGATTGGCCTGGCCTGACAAATTTGATGCTTTATGTGTCTTTTGAGATATCTCAAGCCAATTCAAAACAAAAGGTGGTTTCAAGTCGACGCCAAAGCCAAGCCTAACAACCAAATCTGAACCCGAACCAATCCAACTTAGTGCGACCTAAACATAACATGGACATGAATATATAGCCCTTGATCAGTATGATCAACCATAGAAAGAGATCTGAGGGGTTTCCATACAAGTAGTAAACGCTAGGAGAGTTATGTCTGAAGTACGAATACTTGAGAGGGATCGAAATCACCTGAATTAACTCCATTAAAATCCTCCGTCACCACCAAGTCTGGTGATGACTCGAAGTCTCCGTGCTCAAGTTCGGCTTGCAGAATACTCTCCTGCAAACCCACAGATCAAACAATTCTTTTGCTCAAGAACTCAGTTGACAGCGGTAGATTAGTGCCAAAACTAAATTGAAACAAAAGCTTTTGTTGCTTTTACCAACGATGTATTGGGATTCGTCACCACCGTGTCCTAAAacccacagaaaaaaaaaataaccgAATTAAATGCGcgtattttttctttcttgttagaTTTGAATGAGACGGAGTGAGTGCGACTCACAGCGTCATTCCAGAAGACCCAGTCGTAGAGCGGGAGCTGCGATCGGACGGCCAGTATCTTGCTCCAGTTGGGCGGGCGGCTGCGATCCACCAGATTCCGCGCGTCGACGTACCCGTACCCCATCTGCTCCGCGTACGCCCGCTTGTTCCCCTCCACCGCCGCCTTCACTCCCCGGAACGACCGCCGTCCCCCGCCTTCGGACTCGTCGGAGAAGCTGACGATCGCGATCCTCGGACGCGGGCTCGCCACATCCCCGGCGGTGCATTCCGCGGGCTGCGGCGCGCATCGCCGGCCGAGATCGTTGGCGCGGCAGAGAAACGCGGCGACGGCGTGGAGGGAAGCGACggcgaggaggaaggaggaaaggAGTAGGGGGAGCCATATCCGCCGTTCCGTAGGCCGGTGCTTGGTCCACCGAGTTGGCGGCAGCGGTGCCATCGACGAGGCCTCTCTCTCCTCACTGCTCACCGGGCGAGCACCGTTTGGGGTTTGGGGTTCGGGGGCGCCCTGCACACACAGCCACCAACAGTTTCTTTATGAGGCGATGTGTCGTTTAGCCTAATGGCCAAAAGGTGAAGGGAAGCTTGAAGTGCGCATGCCTCGAGAATTGTAGTTCGGCTTACCTGTGAGGACCAAGGCAGGGAACACGGAATCTCCTCGAGAAGCCTTAATCCACGTGTCGTACCTTCTCCAAGTTTACGTTCAAGCCGTGCGGGCACCCCGGGCAATTCCCCTGTTGTCTGAATCGGCTAACACAGGAAAAGTTCACGCTCAAAACAGAGTCATCCTGCTCGCTTGGTGGTAGGTCGTTCCATGTTGCGCAAGTTTGTGCGAGCTACATTCTTTTGCATAGTTCATTTTCGCTTCTACATTTCAGCAATATATTGTATGTAATACGACTTCTCTTCACGGTGATACCTGCGACTTCCCCCAACCTCCCTACGGCTAGAAAGAGACGAGTGGCTGTTTAAGCGAAGTGAGGCTACTCTCAATAGGCATCGAAGGGGACACCATCTCGATCAGGACCGTCCATTTTGTCATCCCCGCCGTCCAAATCTTCCTCCGTCGGTCCACGTCTCGCTTTCATCGGTTTGAACCCGTCATCCGCCACGGTTTCACCCTCCGCCTTCTTCCGTGCCCGCTTCGCCGCGTTCATCTCTATGTTGACGGAGGACGAGGAGTTGCGTGCCCGCGACATAGAAAGGTGGTGGTCGCAGAGGGAGCTCCCTTCCGCCGCCACCCGCTTGCACTGCCACCCCTTCCCGTTGCTCCTCTTGCAAGTGATCTGCGCGACCgagttcctcttcttcttcgcctTCCCCGCCTCGGCTTCAGCGTCGGATTCTGATTTCGGTGGCTCCATCATGCTACCAGAAATAGGAGTCCTCATGAGGTGTTCTACAGTTTGTTCTCTTAATCGAGGACAAGAGTATGACATTAAAATCATCCGATACGACGCAATAAAACCCTAAAGGAAATATAAGAAAAAGGTCGGTTTAGTTCAAGCACCATATCTGAGGCACCATCGGACTCTCGTTTCCTGTCAGATCGGTCGTCTGCTCCGATCGCTTTGATCCTATCGGCTGCTTAAAAGCAGATGTTGATCAGTTCAAACTTCGAACAGTGAGATCGACTGGGGATTTCTCCAAGTGTTCAGTGCACGATCGGAAAACCAGAACAAAATAGACAATGAAATGAAAAGTGGAAGTCATCCCGTTTTCAAGAAAAAGAACACAGGCTGCGAGGATATCCAAGACCAGAACATCGAAGAGGGCGAGGACTGTGAAACGATGCCGATACGGATCAAGAACAGAGAAGTGACGGTGCCTCGGATGAATTACCTCGTGCGATGGCGGTGGATCAAACACAGAggtggaaggaggaggaggaggaggaggaggccgaggGATCAGCAACATCTTGGAGGCTTGCTTTCGAATCCTCATCGCTCTCTGCCGCCCTCGAAATCGCCAGCCAAGAGCGATTTCGAGCGAGGAAGAGAAGTCTCGCAAAGTGCTGCGGCCTCGCCGTCTCTCGCTTGCATCACTCCGAGTCCGAGCGACGACCCCTTTTGTAGTTGCCACCCGCATCGCACGATTCACGAATTACCATAGTTCAGCCATTGCTCGTG
Protein-coding regions in this window:
- the LOC135673810 gene encoding alpha-1,2-galactosyltransferase gmh3-like isoform X2, which encodes MAPLPPTRWTKHRPTERRIWLPLLLSSFLLAVASLHAVAAFLCRANDLGRRCAPQPAECTAGDVASPRPRIAIVSFSDESEGGGRRSFRGVKAAVEGNKRAYAEQMGYGYVDARNLVDRSRPPNWSKILAVRSQLPLYDWVFWNDAESILQAELEHGDFESSPDLVVTEDFNGVNSGLFFVRRSKWSENFLDAWWNQTSFVQFGSTKSGDNAAMKYLINSLSAEELSVHVHISRMQCLFNSYPWVPSWKSVYRLISSPLVTWQGVYSDGDFMVHLAGLDEKKKWIEVILDQLRASE
- the LOC135673810 gene encoding alpha-1,2-galactosyltransferase gmh3-like isoform X1 is translated as MAPLPPTRWTKHRPTERRIWLPLLLSSFLLAVASLHAVAAFLCRANDLGRRCAPQPAECTAGDVASPRPRIAIVSFSDESEGGGRRSFRGVKAAVEGNKRAYAEQMGYGYVDARNLVDRSRPPNWSKILAVRSQLPLYDWVFWNDADTVVTNPNTSLESILQAELEHGDFESSPDLVVTEDFNGVNSGLFFVRRSKWSENFLDAWWNQTSFVQFGSTKSGDNAAMKYLINSLSAEELSVHVHISRMQCLFNSYPWVPSWKSVYRLISSPLVTWQGVYSDGDFMVHLAGLDEKKKWIEVILDQLRASE